cttgctttacggtttatttctattgccatttcacagtttttcactgtaattttcacggacattttttacagtattcaatggtgaaaagaatattattcatgacaaataaatgtagaaattacagttttagccgttatccaaataatatggaaatttattaatggcttgtgtatttaacagtaaaaaaaaatattaatcacaaaaaatgaatgtagaaattacagttttgcctgttgagtaaaaataccgaaatgtaataatggcttatatatttaacagtaaaaacatgtattattcacaaaacatgaatgtagaaaatacagttttgcttgtttaataaaaatacggaaatgtaatactggcttgtatattttacagtaaaaacatgtattattcacaaaaaatgaatgtagaCATTACGGTTTTGGCTGTTATCTAaataatacggaaatgtaataatggcttgtatatttaacaaagaaaaaatgtattattcacaaaaaaataatgtagaaattacggttttaccAGTTATCCAAAAATACGGAAAATTTCTGTTATAAACACAGTGCAAGAGAATTTTACgttgaaataatgtattttttccagagaaaatgtgtaaaaattagtgtattggatgatatatgaatttacggtattttgttgttaccgaaacagtatttagcctttttagcgtttacagtcttttactgtcatggtttgacagtttttcaccgtaaattctatggacattttttacagtgtatatcgGCTGCTTgatattgattggtttgtagaatgttgttagTTCAGCAAAATGTCTTTATAGATGCTGTGCGAAGTTCTGCCTCTGTGCCAGAATCCGACTCCCTGTAAGTGCATGCACACATCAAGCAGCAGAATGATTGTAACAGATTTCCCAGATTATTAAAAAAAGGTCAATCTACAGTTAGTGTAGATACATCATAAGCTTTTGTGCCCATGCTGAAGAATGACACACACGCATTTGAAGGACAGTTCAGCacaccatttattttatttctgtcacagcttcctgtaattgttcTGAAAGTTCAAACTATCTAAAAAATGCTTTCACATGGCAAACATGGTTCAGTTCAGTAGATCCAAACCAAGAACAAAAATCAGACCAAATTTAGGACCTTTGATACCTGACCACCTATCACACCTGCTATTTGATTCAGACAAAACTAAGTTAACTTACTTAAAACTTACTAAGCTACCGTGGTCTCGTCAGGTTGTTCAGACTCAAAGAGAGATGGACCATGTTAACCTTTTGAAAGGTTTGGAAAGACCAATTTTGTACATTTACATTGGGGGCACTGAGgagcctgataaaaaaaaataaaaaattaacaacaaGATTTAGGTCCCCCCAGGCTTCTATATCACCCTTCTCTGTCAGTCAGTGGAGCTTATGTATGAGGATACTAAACAACAGTTTAATACACTTATTGGGAATTGTGAAAAACAGGACATCTAAGGAAAAAAGAAGTAAATCTGCAGATCAAAATCTGTCACCTTTAGTGTACAGTAGTAGTGACCATCTTACCCTTAACACACACAACTTAACATTTCTATACAGACACTTATGCTTAACTTAAGAGCATAAGCACAGTCTAgtcaccttttttttctttcgtaATGATTATATCTATATTTACAGATTGCACCGTGCAGTTTGAAACTACTGAGTAGCTAGCTCATGCCAGATACATGACAGACTACATTTGTGGAAATGATGAAGCttattaaaatagattaaatacCAATCTGCTGCTTTAAATTGTCCAACCCACAGCTGCTCTAGGGCTTCTATGCAGCCCAAAGTCAAACATCCAGACTTTTCCTGTGCAGGAGAGGAACCCTAGGACCCCCGACCTCTACACTGCATAACAAACCAATGTAGCACTGAGAGGGGAAAAACCCACATGTAAAGCAAAAATGaagacacacaaaaaagaaaaaaaatatgtaaagatAGAACTGTGATACAAGAAGAATGTGAATCCCCAGAAATTAATAGTGAGGGTATATTTTTTGCATACATTTGAATGCATATAAATTTGTCTTCTTGAAATGCAAGAAATATATGCAATACTTTCGTGGAGAGGTTTGGTTGAGGTAGGGCAGAGAACACACATGCTTGTATCATTTGTGAACCTTGACTTACAATGAAGAGATAATTTCATCCATTTGTATTCAGAGAGAAATCTTTGTTCTGAATGCTTTCatttctgaagtttatttaaCAATACTACTTGCAACTTTTTTTAACTATCTGAAAAAAGGTCTAAAAAGGTCTCAATTATGCCTAATATTGTTAATATCTAACCAGCTTTCTCTGGTGAACTGATATCATGGGTCTAAAATCACTTAATTCTAATCCTATCCACATTATTACAACAGTGATTCTAGTGAACATAATTTGGGTTTTGAGGTCAGTCTGCTCTCTGCTGGCCATTAAGCTAAATGTCTGGGTTTCTCCATGAACAAGGCAAATACTAAAAACAGACCAAATTACTGGATacctaaattggggaaaaaatatagaaaaaacaatattttccactacactgttaaatgttttaaattgttcTTTGACTGGTTATATAAACCAGGAGTGTCAATCCTGATTTACAAAAGACTAGTGTTGCTGCAGATTCTCATTCCAAGCTAAAGCACGTGATCAGTTATTTGAAGACTGACTAACTGATTTAACATGTGCAATCGTGTTTTGCTGCtggtttctcaaaaaaaaaaaacaggaacaataCTGGGCCTTTGCAGATCTGGTTTGACAATcctaatacagaaaaaaaaacactttgcatGAACCatgatgtgtgagtgtgaaaaacCTTTTAAACAAGGTTACCATAAAAACCACACAAATTAGAACATTCCtctgaacagaaataaaacagcttatttattatatttacaatattatGTATGAAAGTCTAAATTAAGCCTAAATGATGAAAAAAGAATTACTTTTAATTCTGTATTACCGAGGGTGTGGAAGGACATCCTCTTTTCTAatctttgttttttccttttggcTAAATTCCAATTTTCTCTAGGCTGTTTTGACTGAACTGACTATTCAAAGACAGTTATATGCATCTATCGGGAAAGGCTTATAACCATAAAAATAATGTGCTGAAAAAAACAAGGGTGTGTTTGTGATGTATATCACTGAGTAAAACATGGAACTAGCTTCACAATGCATTGGACTTCTAATCTTTGTGATTTCTTACTCTCAAGTGTCACTGTATATTTGCCTCTACTAATATAAACTGATGATTTGATTATTCAGTGATGCTGAAAAAATGGATAATAGGTTTAGAAACAAGATCACAATGTTTGCTTGATTGTAGAAAATATAGTGGGCAGACAACTGGATATCTTTGCAGTTACTAAAGTGTTCTGTTCTGCTTTTAAACATTTAGAAATTGAATTCTGATAACTACATAATGACTGTTTTGATCAATAAAATTATCTGAACTTCTCAGCATGTAAGCAAAAAAAGTCACAACAGCCATGCTAAACCATTATAAAgccaatatttttaataaatataaaagcatATACTTAATAAATATGTTGTGGTTCCTACAATACAAAACAATCACTGTGTGAACATTATAATCAAAGTACACCAAACATAAAGCTGAACTGATCATTCTCCTCATCCTGACCTTCATCCCAAAGACCAAAACTCCACACCTGACCTACATCAGCTTCTTCCCCCATGAATAAATCTTCATCCATCTGCAGCATCGCAAGCAGGTCATCTAAACTGGAGGACAGGAAGTCACTGTTACCATAGGAACCATGTCTGCTGTCATGGTGCATGCAGCCCGGATCTGATTTTCCCTTCTTCTTGCTGCACTGGGCAGACAGGTACGTCTGGTCATAGAGTCGCCGTCTTTCCTGATCAGACAGCACCTCGTATGCTAAAGTAGAAAGAGGTGCAGAACAATCACATCCACTTATTTTCTGTCTCATTAagtattttacagtaaaacatcTGAAGATTTTACACAAAGGATGTCAATacatatatttcctttttttaatgttttatcagTTTTATACATTTAGAGAAGTGCTGATTATGTTTAAATGAGTCACTGGAGAGTAGGATTTCTAAATGTACAACTGAAATCAAGGATGGTACCATAATACTTCATTTCAAACAATATCATAgcatttttaaacattcattaCTGTGAACGAAACAACTGTTTACTGCAGTCCTACAAAAAAAGGCACTGTCAACGTTGAGCTAGCTTGTATAGTTTAATATGGAAAGCAACAGAATAAAATTGTGCACAATTTCCTTTGTATTTTATCCATTTATATAGAAGTACCCTGTGTGTGTACATACGGTATACACACCGTGTGTAATCTGTGTGAAAATCTGTTGTGCATCTGGGCTGTGATTCTTGTCAGGATGGAATCTGAGGGCCAGCTGACGAAATGCTTTCTTGATCTCTTTCTCTGTAGCACAGCAAGGAACTCCCAACACTGAATAAtaatcactctcacacactgaaacatacacacactgcagcagcaggacacacacatacactgacagTGCCATCAACTGTCAGCTGTGCCACAGAAATTTAGAACCACCacgaacacacaaaaacacaaaacatgagTATCATTAGAGGTGGTGGCTGCAGTCCACTGGTGGACAGCAATtaagtaaatgtattttgttaagcatgacattatatacattaccagtcaagagtttggacacactattctcattcaatgtgtatTGTTTTAAAGCTAAACAAGAACAcgtgaaattatttaataaacaatgtgttaaacaatccagaatgtGTTTTAGACTTCAGATTTAGACACATTTAATTCGATATTTgccaattaattgttttcatgtcttgaatattaatctacaatctagGAAATAAATTATAAAGTAAATGAAAAAGAATGTTAGTCCAAACTGTATGTCTTTAACTACTATATTTTAATCACTAACTTTAAAAGTCAAATGTCTTACTTTTTATTACATTGAAAATTGAAAGTTGCAATTATTTCTAAtactttttttggaaaaaagcctCTTGGTACTACCTGACCCAACAAAAACTGTTTGCCTTCTGGTTctgtatttgatcatttatacACATCACGTATGACTAATTATTTACATACTCCAAGGGCtaatcattttgtatttttactcaGGTTTACTCAAGTTCTAAAGAGaggtaatatttttagttttctatatTTGCATGTAACTAGCTAACTACATGGATTGTTTGAGTACTTCATTTACCACTCTACAGTCTGATCAGAAGCTATAAGATGTTAGCACCATGAAGGATGGTGGTTACAGTTTGCAGACAAACAAACATTTGTATTTTACCAAGCAGGATTGTTCAAGTTGAACATAAGTAAACCTGAACAGGATGTGTAGTGCTTTTTCCAGCTCGCAGGCCATAAGCTAAATCAGGAAAAGGAACTACTGTTCCAATTGtaacaaacagttttgtaatcaCAGGTGCAGGCTTCagcaattttaaatatttataaaggaTTTTACACTAACAGAAAAAATGCTGGGTTGTGCGCAGAATTTACTAACAAAACATTACTACTTAACAACTAAGACTCTAAAATTGTGATCACAAATTGTTTGAAGCCTTCTAGGCACCAGTTGCATGGAGACAATTTAtatagggtattttttttttggcaaaaaataataacaaacaatAACACAGATATAAAAGTacatagtatatattttattagactAATATTAGcctaaaatgtttttagttttttgtcgACTAGACTAAAACCAACAATAATGaaatgactaaaatgtgactaaaactattataactACTTTTATAAGACTGCTGGACGGCCTGAACTTTTGACTGAACACTCATGGTTATTAATTTTATGCGTTTAAACTGTGGTTTGTGCTTGTCCAGCAGGCCATGATCTACTCAGCTACTTCAAATAGGGAGGGAAGAGATTTGTACGAACAGATAAAATAGTGGATTGTGCAGATTTACCGAGCTGAATTGTGCAGCCATAGCTCGTCGAAATTAACAAATAAACCCCTTAAAATGTTGATTATAAAATGTTTGCAGGCGCCTACAGGTATAAATTTTgcgattttatatattttacagcgTTATTTTGGCTCTACCTTTTCAaacgctctttctttctctcactcctgaAACTTGCAGCAGGACACCTGGCGGCCTCCGTTCATTAGGGGGCGCCCTGAGCTTCTCTAACAGGTTCTCCGCAGGTCGAGTGCCGCTCCGCTGAAACTCGTCGGGTTTCGGAGTGTAAACAGACGGCGATGGCTGCTGAGAGGGGCGGAGGCGACAACAACATCCACGACGACATGGGCAACCAGCTGCAGCTCGTACCTGGTGAGTGCGCTGAAAACGCGCTTCTGAGACTGAGGCACGCAGCGCGCTGTAAAACACAGCACTACAGCCGCCCGTCTGCACGAAATACACAGCGCTGAGGCCACGGAGCTGCCCGCCTGTTGGGCCACCGAGCGGTCAGGCATGACAGCTGACAGGTTTGGACTAATGAGCCACAAATAACCACAGATGTGCTCGATTACCACGTGCCCGCCTCTTCAGACAACTCCAACTACACACTGCACAATCTGCGGTTTAGTTTAAAGACTGCAAAACGTGATACTGACAGTTTACTACTGTGCAGACAAGTGAAAATGAAAGCCataacactctctctttctctctctctttctctttctttctattcattttaattaaatgaaaGGTGCTTTATTGGGATGACAAATAGTGCTACATTTGTGTTGCCAAAGCCTGAgttatacagttttacagtaaagtaaaatatagtgAACTGTCTCGGAGATTAAAAATTTCTAGAGTGTAGAATAGAACAGATTGTACTAAAACAATGCAAATCATATAAATAAGTGAAAGTAATGAGACAAATTAaccaaatgtgtttgtttgtgtgtgcgtttgtgtagctctcttctgctctctctctttctcttgctctctttctcttgcactctctctaaATTGCTCTGTGTAGTTACTTGGTTCCCACTTACCCAGATTGGCattggcgatatggccctaaaataatttcacaagATTTCAGGGTACTTTTTGAGATAAAAATATTCTtttgtgatatgacaaaacactgaattttgtcATTGAATTTATTTGGCAATATTTTTGCACATGATTGCAAGTCAGAAACATATTATCCAACATGtcctgatactaataataatacactccacaTATctaggactgaagtaaaatatactggacatatataatgtatctgtagtatatatttaatagGACAATGCACAATATTTCTTTTGCAAAATGTTGTTCCCTAATGGCCTAtgtagccct
This DNA window, taken from Astyanax mexicanus isolate ESR-SI-001 chromosome 5, AstMex3_surface, whole genome shotgun sequence, encodes the following:
- the zgc:152986 gene encoding dnaJ homolog subfamily B member 9; translation: MALSVYVCVLLLQCVYVSVCESDYYSVLGVPCCATEKEIKKAFRQLALRFHPDKNHSPDAQQIFTQITHAYEVLSDQERRRLYDQTYLSAQCSKKKGKSDPGCMHHDSRHGSYGNSDFLSSSLDDLLAMLQMDEDLFMGEEADVGQVWSFGLWDEGQDEENDQFSFMFGVL